A region of Takifugu rubripes chromosome 6, fTakRub1.2, whole genome shotgun sequence DNA encodes the following proteins:
- the onecut2 gene encoding one cut domain family member 2, producing MKTAYTNAYRCLAKDLDAYAMNTDMTMDSIGSLHGGVSLSSVVPDAELLGGHSSHPGRGGASGGHGAAVAAASTLRIHQDLAAAAASSRSAMVTGMATILDGSGEYRPELSLPLHHAMSVPCDTSSPGMGMGMSGTYTTLTPLQPLPPISTVSDKFHHHHHHHHQRLSGNVSGSFTLMRDERGLPGMNNLYSPYHKDHMSGMGQNLSPVLGNGLSSIHNTQQSLHGYSTTTHGGHDKMLNFDTHHTASMLARADHHQHRGLGGTAAGMMPHLNGMHHHHSNPHLQSPPHGPVLASSRERPPSSSGTQGVNSSGQLEEINTKEVAQRITAELKRYSIPQAIFAQRVLCRSQGTLSDLLRNPKPWSKLKSGRETFRRMWKWLQEPEFQRMSALRLAACKRKEQDTAKERNSTPKKSRLVFTDLQRRTLLAIFKENKRPSKEMQLTISQQLGLELSTVSNFFMNARRRSLDKWTDDGGSPGGHSSASSTCTKA from the exons aTGAAGACTGCCTATACTAACGCCTATCGATGCCTGGCCAAGGACCTGGACGCTTACGCCATGAACACGGACATGACAATGGACAGCATTGGCAGCCTTCATGGCGGGGTGTCACTGAGCTCCGTGGTCCCTGATGCGGAGCTGCTCGGTGGACACAGCTCGCACCCCGGCCGCGGGGGCGCGTCGGGGGGACACGGGGCGGCAGTGGCCGCAGCATCCACCCTGCGGATACACCAGGACCTGGCCGCTGCCGCCGCGTCGTCCCGCTCGGCCATGGTGACCGGCATGGCCACGATACTGGACGGCAGCGGCGAGTACCGTCCGGAGCTGTCGCTGCCGCTGCACCACGCCATGAGCGTCCCCTGCGACACGTCCTCTCccgggatggggatggggatgagCGGCACCTACACCACACTAACCCCGCTGCAGCCGCTTCCACCCATCTCCACGGTGTCGGACAAgtttcaccaccaccaccatcaccaccaccagcgtCTCTCTGGGAACGTGAGCGGGAGCTTTACCCTCATGCGGGACGAACGGGGGCTACCAGGCATGAACAACCTGTACAGCCCCTACCACAAAGACCACATGTCCGGGATGGGTCAGAACCTCTCCCCAGTGCTGGGCAACGGCTTGAGCTCCATACACAACACGCAGCAAAGTCTCCACGGCTACAGCACCACGACGCACGGAGGCCACGACAAGATGCTGAACTTCGACACACATCATACCGCCTCCATGCTGGCCAGAGCGGACCATCACCAGCACCGAGGCCTCGGTGGAACGGCGGCCGGGATGATGCCGCACCTGAACGGGatgcaccaccaccactccaACCCTCACCTCCAATCTCCTCCGCACGGGCCAGTGTTGGCTTCCAGCAGGGAAAGACCGCCCTCCTCCTCGGGGACACAAGGAGTGAACAGCTCggggcagctggaggaaatcaACACCAAGGAGGTTGCGCAGAGGATCACTGCGGAGCTGAAGAGGTACAGCATCCCCCAGGCCATCTTCGCCCAGAGGGTACTGTGCCGCTCTCAGGGGACCCTGTCGGACCTCCTGAGGAACCCCAAACCCTGGAGTAAACTCAAGTCAGGCCGAGAGACCTTCAGGAGGATGTGGAAGTGGCTTCAGGAGCCGGAGTTCCAGAGGATGTCGGCCCTCAGACTGGCAG CCTGCAAACGGAAGGAGCAGGACACCGCCAAGGAGCGCAACAGCACACCAAAGAAGTCCCGGCTGGTCTTCACTGACCTGCAGCGGCGCACCCTGCTGGCCATCTTCAAGGAGAACAAGCGGCCGTCCAAGGAGATGCAGCTCACCATCTCGCAGCAGCTGGGTCTGGAGCTCAGCACCGTCAGCAATTTCTTCATGAACGCCCGCCGCCGCAGCCTGGACAAATGGACAGACGATGGAGGCAGCCCGGGCGGCCACTCGTCAGCGTCCAGCACTTGTACCAAAGCGTGA